Genomic window (Ranitomeya variabilis isolate aRanVar5 chromosome 8, aRanVar5.hap1, whole genome shotgun sequence):
GGATGATATTTCATTTTGACCTGGTGATACAGTAATGATTATAGAGGATGATACTTCATTTTGACCTGGTGATACAGTAATGATTATGGAGGATATTTCATTTTGACCTAGTGATACAATAATGATTATGGAGGATGATACTTCATTTTGACCTGGTGATACAGTAATGATTATGGAGGATGATATTTCATTTTGACCTGGTGATACAGTAATGATTATAGAGGATGATACTTCATTTTGACCTGGTGATACAGTAATGATTATGGAGGATATTTCATTTTGACCTAGTGATACAATAATGATTATGGAGGATGATATTTCATTTTGACCTGGTGATACAGTAATGATTATGGAGGATGATATTTCATTTTGACCTAGTTATACAGTAATGATTATGGGGGATGATATTTCATTTTGACCTGGTGATACAGTAATGATTATGGGGGATGATATTTCATTTTGACCTAGTTATACAGTAATGATTATGGGGGATGATATTTCTTTTTGACCTGGTGGTACAGTAATGATTATGGGGGATGATATTTCTTTTTGACCTGGTGGTACAGTAATGATTATGGGGGATGATACTTCATTTTGACCTGGTGATACAGTAATGATTATGGAGGATGATACTTCATTTTCACCTGGTGATACAGTAATGATTATGGGGGATGATATTTCATTTTGACCTGGTGATACAGTGATGATTATGGGAGATGATATTTCTTTTTGACCTGGTGATACAGTAATGATTATGGAGGATGATACTTCATTTTGACCTGGTGATACAGTAATGATTATGGGAGATGATATTTCTTTTTGACCTAGTGATACAGTAATGATTATGGGGGATGATATTTCTTTTTGACCTGGTGATACAGTAATGATTATGGGGGATGATATTTCATTCGGGCCTAGTGGTGCAGTAATGATTATGGGGGGATGAtgagtatttattattttttctcacaTTATTTCCGATTCCTCTGTGTTTTGTAGCGTGAGCCCTTCCTCTGTGTGACACATACATAGATTTTGCCATGTCTGATCCCAGCGCCTGTAACCAGATCTTCGCAGGGCAGTAAGGATGTAAATGAATGTATTATGCAAATCCACGTCTGGCTATCTACACGGAGCAGGTTTCCTTGTGACCGCACTTTCTATTTTTATTAAATGTCTGACGCTCTCGCTCATATAAGATTCATGGAGCCCGATAAACCCTAAATTCCATGACTGATCGGCCCGCTTCACGTCTACAGATTTACGCTGCCGGTTTCTTTGGCGCTGGGATTATTCCACAATTGGCGTCTATCACTTATGTGCAGAATTGGTGCCAAATGTCTAATCGCTGACAGACAacgcaatcctttttttttttttttttttttatgatgctgCGGTCTTGCTGCAAATTGACTGCTACATATAAACTCACCCTAGAAGTAATGGGTCACCGGAACGTTACACATACAAGTGGTGGCATtgcagttttttttgggggggggttttttGCACTTGCCATCATTTTGCAATGCGTGCAATTTTAGttataagtgatttttttttttctttaggggccataactttttccattttttttcttcatgtaaACATCCCATAATTAAGGTCTGATTCCATCCGCAAAagcacttaaagggtttgtcccctTTCACAAAATCGCAATTTATTATTACTAAAAAACAAAACTGTTGTTTACTTGCCATTCCCGGGTCCGGCACTGAGTCTCCACCGCTGCTCCTGGTGTCCCATATCCCGCCAAGAGCCGCTCcgctcactgactggctgcagtgttGTGGACAGGACATCCAATATCAGACATCGGGATCAGTGGTCGAGACTCAGCTGGACCCTGGGAGGGTGAGTAAcgcacaattgtttttttgtttgttttttttaaaacaccCACAATTCGGGCTTTACTCACCCTTTCAAGGTCCAGCTCGGAGTCTTGGCCACTGCTCCCGGTGTCCGATTGACTGCAGTGCCGAGTCACAAACACAGCGCTGCAGCCATTCGGTGAGCTCAGTGACTCTCGGTGGGTCGTGCTGTCTACATGGGTATAGCCATTGAGttcggtgattggctgcagtgctgtcaacttgacaatgagcactgcagccaatattGGAGTCTCGGTGGTGGACCGAGTAAAgaaaatattgtttgtttttttttacaccctACAGCAGGCAATGGTTTTCATTTCTTTTAGGCGACAGAAAACTCGGGCTCCAGGTGACGCCATAAAGGCCCCATACAGATGGCTTTGGCGCCCACTTGGTCCCTACAGACCGTATCTTGCAGAGTCATCGTCCTTCTGTGTGCTCTCCCGGCCATCGTTGACTATGATACGTATTGTAGACTCAATAACTGTGGCCACCAGTAGTTATTGCGTGCCGGTGACTACGTACGGAGCAGAATTGGTCGGTCCATGATCACCGGGACTGATTGATTCTGCAAATCCCTTGTCTGGCAGGTTGCCAGAATAGTCCCTACGGTCACATCTGCAGCCCATTGTCGCACTCCTCGCTTTCTCTATCTCTTTACCATCTTATAAAGCGAAACCTGCTCTTTAAATAGCCAGAGAGGGATTCTTGTCATTGCTATTAAAAGGCAGCTTGTAATAAAGTGCCTGAGTCATGCCGGAGCGCGCAACTTGTATCGCAGACGGCCTATGCCTAGGGAGATCTCCGACTGTGATGAATTGGCCACTTGCTTTTGTTCCAATCAAAGGTGTAAATGTTTTATAGGAGCAAAGCTACAACCCCAGGGgggttaattattattttttttttcatttttctttctttattcCAGAAAGAAGACATGGGTCCTCCAGCAAAGCCCCTCTAACACCTCCATCATCCTCCCTGTACTCCCTCCACTCCTCCCTGCCTTCGACAAAAAGCCGAGcgggcggcggcggcagcagcaccCGTACGTCCAGCAGTGCAAGCGGTAGTGCCTCCTCCAACTCCAAGCTGATCAAATCTCCCAAAGAAAACAAAGAAAAGCTACAGATAGGTGGAAGCAACAGGTGGATGCATTCTGTGCAAAGCAAGATATCACTAGACAAAATGTAAGTGGCTCCGTAAAAAATGGCAGTACAGATCAGAATGGACCTAAATAATAAAAGTGGGATATAGGCAGGTAATGTCTGATTACAAGAATTGGGGTCCCCATTCCCTTTAATGGAGTGGCATGGCCGCACCTGTCAAAGGTAGCCACGCGTGGCACTCTGCTATCTCTGTCATTTCCATACATATTGGTTTCACGTTGACCCTATTAATGAGCATAATACGAAGCCTGGTACTGCAGAGCAGCAATAATCTGGGTCAGTTCCACCGATCGTGCAAGGAGAAGCCATCAATGTAAAATTCTGGAAATCACCTTGATGATTCTCCAGTTTAGAAAACCCCTGTTTTTTTATTCTCTATTatgagttataaaaaaaaaaagatggccaaaAGATGAGAAACCTTAATGAAGTGCAGAAGGTTGCAGAGAGCGTCTCTCCCTCTGGAGGACTCATTCTGTCCGGAGTCCCACAGGCAAACCATTGACTTGaacaaacactgtgtaatacttaatttcccctctggtggtgctgcagggaaattgagtACTTACTGCTAGGTTTACCAACAGATCACCGTTGATCGTCAAGGAAAAATTGGTGATCAGCTTTTTGGCCAGGGTTAAGGCCTTATTCGCacatctggtgttttttttttttttttacgtacgaGAAAAAAAACGGTCAGTTCCGTCAAGAACTGACGGTGCTTTTGACCGTGCTCTTGACGGTGCTCTTGACTGTGCTCTTGACGGAACCCTTGAACGTGCTCTCTTGACCGTGCCCTTGACGGTGCTCTTGACAGTACCCTTGACGGAACCCTTGACGGTGGTCTTAACGGTACTCTTGACAGTTCCCTTGACGGTGCTCTTGACAATACTCTTGACGGAACCCTTGACATTGCCCTTGACGGAACCCTTGACATTGCCCTTGACGGAACCCTTGACATTGCCCTTGACGGAACCCTTGACATTGCCCTTGACGGAACCCTTGACATTGCCCTTGACGGAACTCTTGACAGTGCCCTTGACGGAACTCTTGACGAACCCGTTGACGGTGCTCTTGGCGGTACTCTTGACGGAAGAGTTCCGTTGAGTTCCGTCAGAGTTTATTCACTGATGAGaaaagtggaaaaagaaaaaagtgacaaCTTAGACTCCATCCGAGTGCAACCTGTTTTATTTTTCTCCCCCACTGACCCAAAGCCTTTCATTGCCAAGTTCGATCCGACACTCTGATCAATATCGGACATTTCTTTGTCATTTTGCATGGATCACttggttcacaaaaaaaaaaaaatcacagccccATAGGCTGTCATAGATACAAGTCCTATCCGTGAAAAAAAAGGTACATGTGAATGAGGCTTAACAAGTGGATATTATCCGGAGAACCCCTTTAACTTGTATTGTCCTTCGCACATAAATGCCCGTGCATTATTAATCCCAGGCCTGCATTGTTTTGGTGTGCAGTGTTTTTCATCATACGACTTCTATCTGTGTATTGATACGAGTCTCCGCACTTTCTGTACCCCAGAATGACGCCCTCTGTTAAGGTGGAGAAGATGCATACAATCCCAAAGACGGACGGCGCCTTCTCCAAATCCGCTGCTGGCTCTACCTGCTCCTCTTCTGTCAGCTCCTCAGTAAAGACTGGCCTTAATTGGCAATCAATACCAAAGCCACCTTTGCCTTCCCCTGGACAGATACCAAATGGTAAAGGAATTCTCTCGACTCCTCCAAATGTGGAAAAGAAGCAAGAGGACACGAACTGTAGGAAACACTTACACAAGAGATTGTCAGGTATAGATACACATGGTGGCTGAGAAAGGGGATCTGTGTTGTGTTTTTTAAGTATTATGAaactttttattcttattttttccaTTTGTTTTGTCCCATATTcttaaattaataaaaataatatgatAATGCTTGCATGCCCCCTAATGGTAAGTAGAAGGTGCAAGATGACCTGGAAACGGCAAAGCTTTGTTCAGTTGTCTGTGcaataaaaaaatgaattaaaaataatttaaaaaaaaacaaacaaaaaaaaccatccaGGTCTCTAAACCCCAAATTGTCTTGATCCAAAAGGCGTAAACCGTTTTTCTGACATTTTTTTGCTTAGGTCTTATTACATTGGGTTTATACCGCGTAGTTGATATTCTTATTGACCCTGTGTCTTTTCCTGCCCAGATCGAGAGTTTGACCCTGATATACACTGTGGAGTTGTCGATGTTGAGACAAAGAAGCCGTGCACTAGATCTCTGACATGCAAGGTGAGTGCGCCCCACATCGCCCGTGCACATGGCTGTACTTTCTCTGATCGCGAGTCTTATACTCTGACTAAATGTATGGGACCTGCAGTCGGGCCGGGAATATTTCCGCTTGTATATGGTCACTCACGCAGGATGTTATTAAAGATTTATTATCCTCATTACCTTAAGTGGCTAAAATTGGAAAGTTCTTTTCTTTTAAAAAATTAGCAACTTTGCAATTTGCATGTTCGCTAGAACAGAGGGATTTTTACTTTTGTTTACCGACCCCCAAATGTGCAGTAGCTACAAGCACTTTCCAATTAGAGCTTGTAAGGGTAGCTGTGGGTCGCTGGCGTGCACCAATAATGCCCAGTCTGGACATCTTCGGTGCCACTTTTGATGGTGTAGAGGCAACACTGCCTTGTATAGCCGCATCAGAAAACGCACAGTGATACCGCTGGTCTAGACTGTGAGTCAAGCAGGAGCGCACCTCTTCCAGGAGGCAGGGGAGCAGCGCACTCCTGAAGATATCAGATCATGGGGGAACAACTCTCAGGGTGAAGACACAGCAGCAGGGGACACGTAATTTATCATTAGATTATGGAAAATATGGTTTCCCAATTACAATTTGGTTTTAATATTATAGACGTCCTCTGAAGAGGCTTTTCTGGGGGCAACAAAGAACTTTTTCTATACTCGGTTGAGCACTTTGTATTGTTCCAACATCCTCCATGTTTGTCTGTTCcacacagtgtatatgtgtgtatgttgtcTACGTGCGGATGTTGTCTACGTGCGGATGTTGTCTACGTGCGGATGTTGTCTACGTGCGGATGTTGTCTACGCGCATGTGTTATATACGTGCGGGTGTTGTCTACGTGCGGGTGTTGTCTACGTGCGGGTGTTGTCTACGTGCGGGTGTTGTCTACGTGCGGATGTTGTCTGCGTGCGGGTGTCTACGTGCGGGTGTTGTCTACGTGCGGGTGTTGTCTACGTGCGGGTGTTGTCTACGTGCGGGTGTTGTCTACGTGCGGGTGTTGTCTACGAGCGGATTTTGTCTGCGTGTGTGTAAGTTGTCTTCATCTGTATCTGCGCGTGTGCATATGGTCTGTGAGTGTTTGTTGTGTATgttttgtatgtgtgtatgttttcTATGTGTGTATGTTGTCTACGTGTGTATTAATCTTTTCTTTTCCTTCTCCCACCAGACACATTCCTTAGGCTACAGGAGAGCAGTACAAGGGCGCAAGAAAGGTTTTGATGTGTTATTAGCCGAGCACAAAAGTAAAACCAGGGAAAAAGAACTGCTACGTCAAGCTGAACAGCAGCAGCAACAGACGCCTGCGCTCAGGGAACCGCATCCCTCACCTTCAAAATCTTCCCAGGAAACGCACCAAAATTCTCATGGACTCTCTGCCCCTGAAGTGAAGCCTTCGGTACCCAGCAAGGCTAAGCCTCACAACCCCAGTCTTCCAAGGTGCGGCCTAAACTCCATTGTCTCCTCTTTCAGAATCATATACTTTTGACACTTTTTGGGGGGCTTCTTAGTAGTCTGAATTTCATATGAACACAATTCGCTAGAGCTCCATCCTTTAGGACCCTCCAAGTTGAGCTCTGCGTACTGTATTTTTTTCCATACCCCCAGGAAATGTAATTCTTTAAATGGGGCCCACACGTGGCCGCAAATTGCGGTACCACTGTGAAGGGGCGACAGCATGTTACCCATGATTGGCCCTCCCTGAGATTTCAGCGGCCAGACTAGAATCACTGGTCTTCCTCCATTCTGGTCGGTGAGGGTCCCAGAGCTCTCCATGCCATATGGTAGCTGAGAATTGGCACCTATCGAGGACAATAATTTCTCAAGAAGGCTTTATAATGATAACCTGTGCACAATTACATGTGATGTTAGGTATTTTTGCATTTTTACGAgatttttatatattgtttttacTTTTAACAAGAAGAGCTTAAATTGCAGAAAAAAGCATGTAGAGTAGTGAAATAATATAGCGACGTCTAATTTTGCCGATATACTGTCGTTACTTGTGAACGGTCTCATCTGTCTGTTATTCTGGCGGTCTCTCCAGGCCATCAGGTTACCCGGCGCAGCACAGTGGTAACGCTCCCAATGGCTCCCCATCAGTGCACGAGTCTCCACAACCAGTAGTACCTGCAGCTGAGCCATCCTCCCGCTTGTCCAGCGACGAGGGGGAAGGGGACGAGAAAGAAGAATCCGCCGAAAAACTGGACTGTCATTATTCAGACCATCACCCTCGACCAGCAGCTGTAAGTAATACAGAAATGCCGTGCTGCGCCGGGTAAAGCGGGTCATGCCGGCAAATGACGTACAGTGTCCCTTTTTGTGTCTCCCCAGTTTTGCTCGTTTGGTAGCAGACAGATTGGGAGAGGATATTACGTTTTTGACAAGCGGTGGGACCACATCCGATGTGCACTTAACTTCATGGTGGACAAACATCTTAACTCCCAGATGTGGAGGTAGGTCGTTCCTTAAAGGGGGGGTGTCCTGGATTAATTTTCATATACCCAAAACCTCCGCTGCTCACCAACCGTTCCCTGCCATATGGTTGCTGGATGCTGATGGGTTGTCAGGGCAGATTTGGGGGCCTGCTAAAGTCCCGCATGGCTGCCATGTTGGTTCTAaagctgggcttcataggagaccatCGGTTTCCCTATATAAAGGCACACAATGCTGTGATATTGCAAAAAATAAAACCAGTGATCAATCCGTTTCCTTAGGTTACAGGTTCAAGTATTCTaagataaataaaaatgaaaaatcaaaatTCAGATATAAACATATTGTGTAGTGCCGCGTCAGTAAACGCTTGAACTATCAAATTATAAAATTATTTAATCCATGccgtaaagcaataaaaaaaaaaacatcaaaacatTGTGTATACTCTAAAATGGTACTACAAAAAAAACGACAGCTCACCACATAATATTAAGCCCTAATAAAGGTTTATCAATGGAAAAATGATCAAATTTGGTGAcatagcccaattttttttttttcttttacaaatttctaaacttttaaaaataaaaaaaaactatataagttTGGAATCCTACTGTCCTGGAGAATCACGTTACCAGGTTACAGTACAATGGGCGATGTGCAAATATAACCTagattaaagaaataaaaaattagtATAATATTGAAGTTACAAACATAATTACAATCCgttgctttttttgggggggttcacaTTTTGGGGAGTGTGATGCTCCTCTGAGGAAAGTTCTCATATTCCTTGTTGTTCCCTCCAAAAATGCATATATCCTGTATTcatgggataggtgataacttgctagtCACTAGGGGCCCCTTGGGATCCCGAGATTGGGGCTCTGCAATGGAGTGTAGGTGCGCATGCTCAAATCCTGCTCCATTCATTCATTGTCTGTGTGGCTGCCCAGCGCTGCACTCCGCTATTTCCATCAGTGAACGGTGCGGGGGTAATGCATGCGCACTGCCACCATTTTCAGGATGGGACTGCAGGGCCCTGTCCTTAGGGTTGTGGGGGGTTCCGGTGGTCAGATGATCGGAAAGTTGTAAACTACCTGCCTGTCCTGTTCTGCCCTGCGCTGATCTTTTCCCGCGCTGATCCCTTGACCTCCAGTCACCGCAGCCGCTTTTTCCCCTTCCACGCTGTCGACAGGTAATCCTACTGATGTtatgctgactgacagccggctccctaCAATTAGCAATAATAAAGTCCTGGATGACACCTTTTAAATAAGTCCGCATTCATGCAGCTAAATGAATGAATGGTTGTAATTTATTGGCATAGCAGCAGAGGTTCATGGTTTTAAAAGGTATTAAGGACAGAATATGACGAATGATAATGAGGTTGAAATGCGTCTGAATCCTACAATCtggatatgaaataaaaaaaaatctgcttttaTATGGAGAAAATATTGATGTTCTCTTCTATGACCATAAAGACAAAATGCAatggccaaatttttttttatttcagcgcatttcgattttttttttaaaattttcagtacattatatggtataaTTTAGGCTTTAATTCAAAACCACAAGTCGTCTCGCAATAAATAGGCTGTTATATAGATTTGgatatagaaaaaaaaagaagaaaaaggttatggagaaaaaaaacaaacaaaaccgccTGGGGTTAAAGGTAGAGCTGGTGTTGCTTGATTTGGACATCCTGTTCTATTGGCCACAAGGGTACTCTGTGGCCGCTGCAAGATGGCAGGAGAACCGTCACTTACCTGTCGGCATCCTGGTAATCTATAGCCGCTGCACGATGGCTGTCGTCACCCTGGTAATCTATAGTCCCTGCACTGCATGATGGTTGGAGAATCGCCTCTTACCTGTCGTCACCCTGGTAATCTATAGCCGCTGGGCGATGGCCGCCTCTTATCTGTCGTCACCTTGGTAATCTACAGTCCCTGCATGATGGTTGGAGAACCGCCTCTTACCTGTCGTCACCCTGGTAATCTATAGCCGCTGGGCGATGGCCGCCTCTTATCTGTCGTCACCTTGGTAATCTACAGTCCCTGCATGATGGTTGGAGAATCGCCTCTTACCTGTCGTCACCCTGGTAATCTATAGCCGCTGGGCGATGGCCGCCTCTTATCTGTCGTCACCTTGGTAATCTACAGTCCCTGCATGATGGTTGGAGAACCGCCTCTTATCTGTCGTCACCCTGGTAATCTATAGCCGCTGGGCGATGGTTGTAGAATCGCCTCTTATCTGTCATCACCCTGGTAATCTATAGCCGCTGCACGATGGTTGTAGAATTGcctcttgggctactttcacacttccgtcggtacggggctgttgcAAACCGTCGGccggacgtaccgacggacgttgtgctaaatttatcacaacgtgggcagcgcatgcgcggtcggaaaaagtggaaccgacagacaaaaaaacgttacattgaacttttttgtgtgtCGCGgctgccaaaacacgacacatccgtcgcacgacggatgcgacgtgtggccatgcgtcgctaatgcaagtctatggagaaaaaaccgcatcctgcgggcaactttgcaggatgcgttttttctccaaaaggacgcattgcgacatacgccataagacggaagtgtgaaagtagccttatctgtcATTGCCCTGGTAATCTATAGCCGCT
Coding sequences:
- the ATXN7 gene encoding ataxin-7 isoform X2, encoding MEFAEERRHGSSSKAPLTPPSSSLYSLHSSLPSTKSRAGGGGSSTRTSSSASGSASSNSKLIKSPKENKEKLQIGGSNRWMHSVQSKISLDKIMTPSVKVEKMHTIPKTDGAFSKSAAGSTCSSSVSSSVKTGLNWQSIPKPPLPSPGQIPNGKGILSTPPNVEKKQEDTNCRKHLHKRLSDREFDPDIHCGVVDVETKKPCTRSLTCKTHSLGYRRAVQGRKKGFDVLLAEHKSKTREKELLRQAEQQQQQTPALREPHPSPSKSSQETHQNSHGLSAPEVKPSVPSKAKPHNPSLPRPSGYPAQHSGNAPNGSPSVHESPQPVVPAAEPSSRLSSDEGEGDEKEESAEKLDCHYSDHHPRPAAFCSFGSRQIGRGYYVFDKRWDHIRCALNFMVDKHLNSQMWRKIPPASSSSSTHAPHRTSTNSAPMLQSMNNTGFLSPSTVTSPPTPVTSPCTSVDKVLSQGTTLSTHTAADPTSSMQSRQVSSSASTPPVLSSSPSPVSSKPQKLKSNKAVKPKEPPASSTNCSSSGSGKKRKNNSPPQLLAHPPSHSTESFRKNCVVNSGTYHSPGTTLSHGSPHSVGLNFVNNRSVSLKHDQSGRGPPTGNPAESIKRMSVVMNSSDSTLSLGPFVHQPGDQAVNSHNTFSHSRASLDKFAGKKRKSSAGPSSITNNNSKSGKVAKLPPVNNIHAKHNSGISGTPTLTNNSLRHQPKARP